CGAACCCTTCATTGCGTCTCTCTCCCGGTATTTTGCCGCCCCAATTCAGCAGGTTTGACCTGTGGATGGAAGGGGTCTGTGCGGCTTCCTAATCCGGCCTTCGGTTCCTATATACTGGTCATGGACGAGAACACCGCAAACACCCCCGGAAACGAGCCGAAAAAAGGCGAATACGGCGCAGACTCTATCAAGGTCCTCAAGGGCCTCGATGCAGTGCGCAAGCGGCCCGGGATGTATATCGGCGATACCGACGATGGATCGGGCCTTCACCACATGGTGTTCGAGGTGTCCGACAACGCGATCGACGAAGCGCTCGCGGGGCACTGCGACCTGGTGCTGATCGAGCTCAACGCCGATGGTTCGGTTTCGGTCGAAGACAACGGCCGCGGCATCCCGGTCGGGATGCACAAGGAAGAGGGCGTTTCGGCGGCCGAGGTCATCATGACCCAGCTCCACGCGGGCGGCAAGTTCGAGAACACGTCCGACGACAACGCCTACAAAGTGTCGGGCGGGCTTCACGGCGTGGGCGTCTCGGTGGTCAACGCGCTCTCCGAATGGCTCGAGCTGACCATCTGGCGTGACGGTAAGGAGCACTGGATGCGCTTCGAGCACGGCGACGCGGTCGGCGCGCTCAAGATCGTCGGCGATGCCCCGCCGGTTGCCAGCAACGGCGACGAAAGCGGGCTCAAGAAGGGCACCCGCGTGACCTTCATGGCCAGCACCGAGACGTTCAAGAACGTCACCGAGTTCGATTTCGAAAAACTCGAACACCGCTATCGCGAGCTGGCATTCCTCAATTCGGGCGTGCGCATCCTGCTGCGCGATAATCGGGGCGAAGAGCCGCTCGAGCACGACCTGTTCTACGAAGGCGGGATCGCTGCGTTCGTGAAGTACCTCGATCGCAACAAACAGCCGCTGGTGCCCGAGCCGATCTCGGTCAGCGCGGACAAGGACGGCATCGCCATCGACGTCGCGCTGCAGTGGAACGATTCGTACTACGAAAACGTGCTCTGCTTCACCAACAACATCCCCCAGCGCGACGGCGGCACGCACCTCGCCGCGTTCCGCGCCGCGCTCACCCGCACGCTCAACAACTATGCCAGCGCGTCGGGCCTGATGAAGAAGGAAAAGGTCTCCCTTTCGGGCGAAGACATGCGCGAAGGGCTGACCGGGATCGTTTCGGTCAAGCTGCCCGACCCAAAGTTTTCGAGCCAGACGAAGGACAAGCTGGTCAGCTCCGAAGTGCGTCAGCCGCTCGAAAGCCTGATGGGCGAGAAGATGACCGAGTGGCTGGAGGAAAACCCGGCCGACGCCAAGGCCATCGTCCAGAAAATCATCGATGCCGCCGCTGCCCGCGAGGCCGCGCGCAAGGCCCGTGAAATGAGCCGCAAGGGCGCGATGAGCGTCGCCAGCCTGCCCGGCAAGCTCAGCGACTGCCGCGAACGCGATCCCGCGCTGTGCGAGCTGTTCCTGGTCGAGGGCGATTCGGCGGGCGGATCGGCCAAGTCGGGGCGCGACAGCAAGTATCAGGCGATCCTTCCCTTGCGCGGCAAGATCCTCAATGTCGAGCGTGCACGGTTCGACCGGATCATTTCGTCGCGTGAAGTCGGCACGCTGATCCAGGCGATGGGCACGGGCCTGCGCGACGAGTTCAACCTCGAGAAGCTGCGCTATCACAAGATCGTGATCATGACCGACGCGGACGTCGACGGCGCGCATATCCGCACGCTGCTACTCACCTTCTTCCACCGCCAGATGCCCGAGATCGTCAAGGCCGGGCACCTGTTCATCGCCCAGCCGCCGCTGTTCAAGGTGAGCAAGGGCCGCAGCGAGGTCTACCTGAAAGACCAGGGCGCGCTCGATCGCTACCTCGTCGACGCCGGGCTCGCGGGCCGGGTGCTGGAGACGCGCGGCGGCGCGCGCTCGGGCGAGGACCTGCGCACGCTGGTCGAACACGCCTTGCGGCTGCGCAACCTGCTGGCGTTCATTCCGCGCAAGTACGATTCGGGGGTGATCGAACAGCTGGCGTTGGCAGGGGCGCTTGCGCCAGGGCTCGACCGGGCCGCCCGCCAGGCCGCTCTGGAGCAGGCTGAACACCGATTGGGAATGGGTGATCCCGAAGGCAAGTGGTCGGCCGAGCTGCTCGAAAGCGGCGCAGTCCACGTCTCCCGGCTGTGGCGCGGCGTAACCGATGTCCACGCAATCGACGCCAAGTTCCTCGACAGCGCGGAAGCGCGCAAGCTCGACCGGCTGGCTTCGGAACAGGCCGATGCGTTTACCGAACCCGCCCAGCTGGTCCGTAGCGGTGCCGAACCGGAACCCGAAACGGGTGACGACAGCGAAGGCGAGGACGAAGCGATCGTCGCCCGCGAGGGCGCGATCACCCGGCCGACCGAATTGCTCGATGCAGTGCTTGTCGCCGGGCGCAAGGGCCTGTCGATCAGCCGCTACAAGGGGCTGGGCGAGATGAACGCGGAACAGCTATGGGAGACCACGCTCGACCCGGAAAACCGCGCGCTGCTGCAGGTCAAGGTCGAGGATGCCGACGTCACCGACGAGATCTTCACCCGGCTGATGGGCGATGTCGTCGAACCGCGACGGGAGTTCATCCAGGACAACGCGCTCAACGTAGCCAACCTCGACGTGTAGGCGGCTGCGGGTTCCCGCAATCCACCGCAAATTGACTTGAACCGGCATCCGCGAGGGTGCATCGCGCGGGCTATGTTTCGTCAATTGCTCGCGATTCCGCTCGCGCTCGGCCTCGCGGCTTGCGCAACCGTCCCCCCGCACACCGCCAGCGCGCCGCCGCCCGACCAGCCGGTGACGGTGCGGATCGTCGGGATCAACGATTTCCACGGCAACCTCGAGCCGCTGAAGCGCCCGCTCGACCTGACGGACGGGCACGGCGGCGAGCAGACCGTCTATGCCGGCGGTGCGGCGTGGTTCGCCTCGGCGGTCGAGAAGACCCGCGCGCAAAACAAGGATTCGATGGTCATCGCTGCGGGTGACCTGATCAGCGCCAGCCCGCTGATCAGCTCGCTGTTCCTCGACGAGCCGACCATCGGGGTGATGAACCGCATCGGGCTCGAATACAGCGCGGTCGGCAACCACGAATTCGATCGCGGGTGGAAGGAATTGAAGCGCCTGCAGATGGGCGGCTGCGAGAAGAACACGCTGCGCCAGCCGTGCGCGGTCGAAAACCCGTACAAGGGGGCGCAGTTCGAATACCTCGCGGCCAATGTAGAAATGCCCGACGGTTCGACGCTGTTTCCGGCTTACGCGATCAAACGCTTTGGAAGCGGCCCCGACGCAATTGCCATCGGAGTGATCGGGCTGACCTTGCGCGATACCGCCAACATCGTTTCGCCGACGGGTGTGAAGGGCCTGACCTTCACCGACGAGGCGACGGCGATCAACAAGGCGGTCGCGACGCTTGAGACCAAGGACGTCGACGCGATCGTCGTCGCGATCCACCAGGGCCTGGTGCCCGAACCGGGTGCCGACTTTACCGGCTGCGGCGCGATCTCGGGCGGATTGCGGCCGATCCTCGAACGGCTCGACCCGCGGGTGAACCTGGTGATATCCGGGCACACCCACCGCAATTACGTGTGCAACTTCGCGACGGTCGATCCCTCGCGCCCGTTCATTGTCAGCCAGGCCGGCTACGGCGGGACCGAGATCACCGACATCGCGATGACGATCGACCCGGCCAAGCGCACCGTTCTGTCGATTACCGCGAAGAACATTCCGGTCCAGAGCCCCAGCCCGGCCGCCGGGCCGGAGCGCCCGCTCGACCCGAATTTCGCCGCTTTCTCGCCCGATCCGAAGATTGCGGCATATGTCGCCCAGTACGCGGCTGCCGCGCGCGACGTCACCAATCGTCCGGTCGGCAAGGTTTCAGGACCGGCGCTCAAGCGCGGCTACGAAAATCCGCTCGGCGACCTGATTGCCGACGCACAGCTCGCCGCGACGAAGGATGCAGGGGCGCAGGTGGCGTTCATGAACCCAGGCGGGATCCGCTCCGACTTGATGCCCGCAGCCGACGGTTCGGTGACCTTCGGCGATATCTATGCCGTGCAGCCGTTCGGCAACACGCTGGTGACCGAGAACCTGACCGGCAAACAACTGCTTGCCATGCTCGAGCAGCAATACGCCAATCCCGACGGGACCGAACTGGCCAACGTGATGTCGGTATCGAAGGGTTTCACCATGACGCTCGATCCGTCGAAACCGATCGGGCAGCGGGTGGTCAGCGCGGCGCTAGGCGGCGAGCCGATCGATCCGGCGGCGACCTACCGGGTAACCATGAATTCGTTCCTTGCCAGCGGGGGCGACGGGTTCACGGTGTTCGAGCAGGGCACCGATCCGGTGGTCGGTCCGCTCGACGTCGACGCGATGGAAGCCTACCTCGAAACACCCGACGGCAAAGCGCGTCAGCTGCCCGCTGGCGGGCGAGTGACTGTGCTCGGCCAGTAAGCGCCCTGGGGGTCAGGCCGCGCTGATCCGGGTGACCCCGGCAGCGCCGCGATCTTCGCCAGAAAGCCCGTCGAACAGCGTATCGACGATCGTTGCGAGCTTGGCCTCGCTCAAACGGTCATCGAGGTACACCAGAGTTTCGGGCATCGTGTAGACATGCACCATCTGGTTGATGAGCGAGAGAGCTTCGTCGATCTGCAAACCGGGGAACGCGCCATCGGCCTGTGCCTGTGCGATCAGTTCGCAAAGGTAGTGGTCGGCAAGGTCGACATAGCTTTCGACCCGCGTGAAGTGGTTCGCGCCGAGTTCGCACTTGGTCTCGAAAGCTGCCGGGTTTTCCCGGTAGCGCGAGCGGGTCAGCCGGAACCGGCGGACGTAGAATTCGAACATCTTGCGCTTGGGCGGAAGGTCGGTTGCGAGCACTTCCTCCATGATCTTGATGTGGTCGGCGTACCATTCCTCGAGGATCGCATCGACCAGCTCGATATCTTCGGCAAAGTGTGCCTCGACCCGCGCCCGCGGCACACCGGCGGCACTGGCGACCTGTCCGATCGAGACGGCCTCGCCGCGCTCTTCGACCAGCCGTTCGGCTACCGCCACCAGGCGCGCACGCTCGTCACCGTGACTGAGGTCGATTGAGTTCACCGTAGGCTCCCGTCGGTCTTCCTGCGGCCCAATCTAGGGATTGCAGGGCGAGCCGTGAAGACCCCCGCGGGAGTTTCGTTCAGCGTTTGCGCGGCGGCCAGGGGATGAACCCGCTGGTTCGCTCGACATAGGCGGCGTAGTCCGGGCGCTTGCGGACCAATCCGGCTTCGAGCAGCGGCTTGCCCGACCAGCGGGTGAGCGTGAATGTCAGGAACAGCGGCCCGACGACGGTCCACGCCGCGACCGTCCAGCTGACCGATGCTGCCACCAGCCAGATGCCCCACCATGCGCAGGCATCGCCGAAATAGTTGGGGTGGCGGGTATAGCGCCAAAGTCCGCTGTCGAGCACCTTGCCGGCATTGGCGGGATCGGCGCGGAAGCGAACCAGCTGCAGGTCGCCGACCCACTCGAAATAGATGCCGACGAGGAAAAGCGCGATCCCGGCCAGTGCGAGCGATGGCACGTCGGGGCGATCGCCGGCCGCGATGATTCCCGCCTGCGCGGGCGAGGATACGAGGAACAGAAGCACAGCCTGCCCAAGCCAGACTTTGGTCAGCGCGGCAAACGCGAAGCGCCCCTTCTCGCGGTCTTTGCGCAGGATCCGTTCGTAGCGCGGATCCTGCCCTTCGCGGTGCCAGCGGCGATAGAGGTAGATGCCGAGGCGGAAGCCCCATGCGCAGGTCATCGCCAGCAGGATCGTGGCAAGCGCGCTATCGTGGCTGCCGGGGCCATGGAGCCAGCTGGCGATTGCCATCAGCGCCATGCCCGTGCCCCAGAAGCTGTCGACGAACGAAACATCGCCGATGCGCACCGAAATCGCCCACAAGACCAGCACTATTGCAACGAGGATCGCCGCATTGATCATCAGCAGGTGGATCATTCGCCTCCCTCCCTTACCAGTCGCTCGGCCTGCGCTTCGAGCACCTTGAAGCGTTCGTAGTCGGGTAGTTTCGAGCGCATGAAGTGCGCGATTTCAAGCAGAGTCTCGCCGAGGCTGCCCTTGGGCCAGATTGGCGGGCCGAAACCCAGCACCATCCGTTCGTTGCACACCCACGCCGGCACGATCGGCACATTGGCTGCGCGGGCGATATGGTAGAAACCCGATTTCCAGCTGCCGTCGGTGGTGCGCGAACCTTCCGCTGCGATCACCAGTGCGAGCTTGTCGCGCTTTGCGAATACTTCCGCCACCTGGTCGACGTAGTTGGCGCGCTTGGTCCGGTCGATCGGAATCCCGCCCATGTCGAACATGAAACGGCGCATGATGCCCTTGAACAGCGTGTGCTTGCCCATGAAGTTCGGCTCGATGCCTTCCTCGGCGGTCGCGCCGATGAAAAACACGAAATCCCAGTTCGAGGTGTGCGGTGCCCCGGCGATGACGAACTTGGGCAAGTCGGGCAGGTGCCCGTCGATCTTCCAGCCTTTCCAGCGATAGAGCGCCATGATGATCCGCCGCACGATGCGCGAGGCGATCGTTCGCTTGCGTGGCGACTGTGTCGGCAAATCCCTCTCTCCCCGAAGCGGGGCTTCGCACGAGCCTGCCGCGCAGGCAAGCGCGAGAGGGCGTTACATCCGAAAAACCCCGAAGGCGGGGCGCTCGGCGATCGGCGCTTCGAGCGTCGCGGCGAACGCGAGGCCGAGCACGTCGCGGGTCTGCACCGGGTCCACCACTCCGTCGTCCCACAGCCGCGCGGTGGCGTAGTAGGGATTGCCTTCGTCTTCGTACTTCTGGCGGATCGGGGCCTTGAACGCCTCGGCTTCTTCCGGCGTCCATTTGTCCGCGTCGCGGTGGACGGTCGCAAGGACCGATGCGGCCTGCTCGCCGCCCATCACACTGATGCGCGCATTGGGCCAGGTGAACAGGAAGCGCGGGCTATAGGCACGGCCCGCCATCCCGTAATTGCCCGCGCCGAAGCTGCCGCCGATCACCACGGTGATCTTGGGAACGGTGGCGGTAGCAACCGCGGTCACCAGCTTCGCGCCGTGTTTGGCGATCCCTTCCGCCTCGTACTTGCCGCCAACCATGAAGCCCGAGATGTTCTGCAGGAACAGCAGTGGGATACGGCGCTGGCAGGCAAGCTCGATGAAATGTGCGCCCTTCTGCGCGCTTTCGGAAAACAGCACGCCGTTGTTGGCGAGGATCGCCACCGGTATCCCCCAGATGTGCGCGAAGCCGCACACCAGCGTGGAGCCGTAGTGCGCCTTGAACTCGTGGAACTCGCTGCCGTCGACGATCCGGGCGATCACTTCGTGCACGTCATAGGGTGCGCGCACGTCTTCGGGGATGAGGGCGTAGAGGTCTTCGGGGTCGAACTTTGGCGGGCGCGGTTCGCGCAGATCGATGTCTTTCGCAGCGCCGGTGTTCGCGCCGAGATGCGACACGATGTCGCGCACGATGGTGAGCGCGTGTTCGTCGTTTTCGGCCAGGTGGTCGACCACGCCCGATTTCTTCGCGTGCAGGTCGCCCCCGCCCAGATCCTCGGCGCTGATTTCTTCGCCCGTCGCGGCCTTCACCAGCGGCGGACCGGCAAGGAAGATCGTCCCCTGCTCGCGCACAATCACCGTCTCGTCGGACATCGCGGGCACGTAAGCACCGCCCGCAGTGCAGCTGCCCATAACGCAGGCGATCTGCGGGATGCCGAGCGCGGACATGTTCGCCTGGTTGAAGAAGATTCGCCCGAAGTGCTCGCGGTCGGGGAATACCTCGGCCTGGTAGGGCAGGTTCGCGCCGCCGCTATCGACCAGGTAGATGCACGGCAGACGGTTCTCCTGCGCGATCTCCTGCGCGCGCAGGTGCTTCTTGACCGTCATCGGGTAGTAGCTGCCACCCTTCACCGTGGGATCGTTGCACACGATCATCGCCTGCCGGCCTGAGACACGCCCGATCCCGGCGATCATCGAAGCGCCGTTGACGTCGCCCTCGTACATGCCCGTAGCGGCGAGCTGGCCGATCTCGAGGAACGGCGAGCCCGGATCGAGCAGCCGCTCGACCCGATCGCGCGGGAGCAACTTGCCGCGCGAAACGTGCCTCTCGCGATGCTTCTCCGGCCCGCCAAGCGCGGCTTCGGCAACCCGTGCGCGCAACTCGTCCGCAAGGCACTTGTTGTGCGCGAACCGCGCCTTTGCTTGCGGATCTTCGCGGTCGAGTTTGGAGGTGAGGACGGGTGCAGTCATACTTGGCGCCTCAACGCTTCTTCACGAACTCGGCGCGCAGGACGAGGCCCTTGATACCGGGATACTTGCAGTCGATCTCTTGCGGATCGCCCGTGAGGCGGATCGACTTGATCAGCGTGCCCTGCTTGAGCGTCTGGCCCGCGCCCTTGACCTCCAGGTCCTTGATCAGCGTCACCTGGTCGCCATCCGACAGCAGGTTGCCGACCGCGTCGCGGACTTCGACCTTGTCCTCTTCGGCTTGCCGCGCGGCCAGTTCGGAAGCCGGCATCCATTCGCCGGTCACTTCGTCGTAAACGTATTCTTCGTCGTCGCTCATCCCGCTGCTCCGATCAACTCGCGACCGATCAGCATCCGGCGGATCTCGTTGGTCCCCGCACCGATGTCGAGCAGTTTGGCGTCACGCAGGTAACGCTCCACCGGCCAGTCCTTGGTATAGCCCGCTCCGCCCAGCGCCTGCACCGCTTCGGCGGCGACCTTGAACGCGTTCTCGCTCGCCAGCAGGATCGTGCCCGCTGCGTCGAACCGGGTGGTCTGGCCTGCGTCGCACGCCTTGGCGACGGCGTAGGTGTAGGCGCGCGCCGATTGCAGCGCGACATACATGTCCGCGACCTTGGCCTGCATCAGCTGGAAAGAGCCGATCGGTTTGCCGAACTGCTTGCGCTCGCGCAGGTAGGGGATGACGGTGTCGAGGCAGGCCTGCATAATCCCGAGCTGAAGGCCCGCGAGCACCACGCGCTCGTAATCCAATCCGCTCATCAGCACGCCGACCCCGCCGTTGAGTGGCCCCATCACGTTTTCTTCGGGGACTTCGCAATCGTCGAACACCAGCTCGGCGGTGGGGCTGCCGCGCATTCCCATCTTGTCGATCTTCTGCCCGATGGAAAAGCCGGGCATGTCCTTCTCGATCAGGAACGCGGTGATCCCGCGCGATCCGGCGTGGCCGTCGGTCTTGGCATAGACCACCAGCGTATCGGCACATGTCGCGTTGGTGATCCAGAACTTGGTGCCGTTGAGCACGAAACCGCCTTGCACCGCGTCGGCCTTGAGCTTCATCGAAACAACGTCCGAGCCTGCGCTGGCCTCGCTCATGGCGAGCGAACCGACGTGCTCGCCGCTGATCAACTTGGGCAGGTATTTCGCCTTCTGCTCGTCGTTGCCCCAGCGGCGGATCTGGTTGACGCACAGGTTCGAATGCGCGCCGTAGCTGAGGCCGATGCTGGCGCTTGCGCGGCTGACTTCCTCGACCGCGATCACGTGTTCGAGATAGCCGAGGCCAAGCCCGCCCCATTCTTCTTCCACGGTAATCCCGTGGAGGCCCAGATCGCCCATTGCGGTCCAGAGTTCGTCGCGCGGGAACCAGTCGTCGCGGTCGGCCTTCTCGGCCAGCGGAGCAATCTGCTCGTCGGCAAACCGACTGACGCTTTCGCGGATCATTTCGGCCGCTTCGCCGAGCTGGAAATCGAAATCGGGGGTTGCGCGCAAAAGTTCTCTCCTGTTGCCGCGCCGCATAGCCGAGGGATGGTTGCAAAGGCAATCAAAGCCGCAGGGTCGCAATGCGCCGTCAACGCGGCTAGGCTCGCCAGCGATGGCCGATCCGGCGGACATGCTCAGCTTCGTTGGCGTGACGAAGCGCTTCGGCGCGGTGACGGCGGTCGATGACGTGTCGCTGTCTGTCCCGCGCGGGCAGTTCGTCGCGCTGGTCGGCGAGTCCGGATCGGGCAAGTCCACCTTGCTGCGTACGGTCAACCGCCTGGTCGAGCCCGATGCCGGCCATGTCGCGATCGAGGGCGCGGATGTGCTTGCCGGGCCGGCGCCCGCGCTGCGCCGCCGGATCGGTTACGTGTTCCAGTCGATCGGGCTGTTCCCGCATATGGATGTCGCGGCCAATATCGGCATCGGTGCACGGCTGGCGGGCGAACCGATGCGGCGCGAGCGGGTCCACGAGTTGCTCGAACTGGTCGGGCTGGAGCGCGAGCATGCCTTGCGAATGCCGTCCGAGCTTTCGGGCGGGCAACGCCAGCGGGTCGGGGTCGCCCGCGCGCTCGCGGTCCAGCCGGAACTGCTGCTGATGG
Above is a window of Tsuneonella mangrovi DNA encoding:
- the gyrB gene encoding DNA topoisomerase (ATP-hydrolyzing) subunit B, which encodes MDENTANTPGNEPKKGEYGADSIKVLKGLDAVRKRPGMYIGDTDDGSGLHHMVFEVSDNAIDEALAGHCDLVLIELNADGSVSVEDNGRGIPVGMHKEEGVSAAEVIMTQLHAGGKFENTSDDNAYKVSGGLHGVGVSVVNALSEWLELTIWRDGKEHWMRFEHGDAVGALKIVGDAPPVASNGDESGLKKGTRVTFMASTETFKNVTEFDFEKLEHRYRELAFLNSGVRILLRDNRGEEPLEHDLFYEGGIAAFVKYLDRNKQPLVPEPISVSADKDGIAIDVALQWNDSYYENVLCFTNNIPQRDGGTHLAAFRAALTRTLNNYASASGLMKKEKVSLSGEDMREGLTGIVSVKLPDPKFSSQTKDKLVSSEVRQPLESLMGEKMTEWLEENPADAKAIVQKIIDAAAAREAARKAREMSRKGAMSVASLPGKLSDCRERDPALCELFLVEGDSAGGSAKSGRDSKYQAILPLRGKILNVERARFDRIISSREVGTLIQAMGTGLRDEFNLEKLRYHKIVIMTDADVDGAHIRTLLLTFFHRQMPEIVKAGHLFIAQPPLFKVSKGRSEVYLKDQGALDRYLVDAGLAGRVLETRGGARSGEDLRTLVEHALRLRNLLAFIPRKYDSGVIEQLALAGALAPGLDRAARQAALEQAEHRLGMGDPEGKWSAELLESGAVHVSRLWRGVTDVHAIDAKFLDSAEARKLDRLASEQADAFTEPAQLVRSGAEPEPETGDDSEGEDEAIVAREGAITRPTELLDAVLVAGRKGLSISRYKGLGEMNAEQLWETTLDPENRALLQVKVEDADVTDEIFTRLMGDVVEPRREFIQDNALNVANLDV
- a CDS encoding bifunctional metallophosphatase/5'-nucleotidase, which produces MFRQLLAIPLALGLAACATVPPHTASAPPPDQPVTVRIVGINDFHGNLEPLKRPLDLTDGHGGEQTVYAGGAAWFASAVEKTRAQNKDSMVIAAGDLISASPLISSLFLDEPTIGVMNRIGLEYSAVGNHEFDRGWKELKRLQMGGCEKNTLRQPCAVENPYKGAQFEYLAANVEMPDGSTLFPAYAIKRFGSGPDAIAIGVIGLTLRDTANIVSPTGVKGLTFTDEATAINKAVATLETKDVDAIVVAIHQGLVPEPGADFTGCGAISGGLRPILERLDPRVNLVISGHTHRNYVCNFATVDPSRPFIVSQAGYGGTEITDIAMTIDPAKRTVLSITAKNIPVQSPSPAAGPERPLDPNFAAFSPDPKIAAYVAQYAAAARDVTNRPVGKVSGPALKRGYENPLGDLIADAQLAATKDAGAQVAFMNPGGIRSDLMPAADGSVTFGDIYAVQPFGNTLVTENLTGKQLLAMLEQQYANPDGTELANVMSVSKGFTMTLDPSKPIGQRVVSAALGGEPIDPAATYRVTMNSFLASGGDGFTVFEQGTDPVVGPLDVDAMEAYLETPDGKARQLPAGGRVTVLGQ
- a CDS encoding TetR/AcrR family transcriptional regulator; the protein is MNSIDLSHGDERARLVAVAERLVEERGEAVSIGQVASAAGVPRARVEAHFAEDIELVDAILEEWYADHIKIMEEVLATDLPPKRKMFEFYVRRFRLTRSRYRENPAAFETKCELGANHFTRVESYVDLADHYLCELIAQAQADGAFPGLQIDEALSLINQMVHVYTMPETLVYLDDRLSEAKLATIVDTLFDGLSGEDRGAAGVTRISAA
- a CDS encoding DUF1295 domain-containing protein; protein product: MIHLLMINAAILVAIVLVLWAISVRIGDVSFVDSFWGTGMALMAIASWLHGPGSHDSALATILLAMTCAWGFRLGIYLYRRWHREGQDPRYERILRKDREKGRFAFAALTKVWLGQAVLLFLVSSPAQAGIIAAGDRPDVPSLALAGIALFLVGIYFEWVGDLQLVRFRADPANAGKVLDSGLWRYTRHPNYFGDACAWWGIWLVAASVSWTVAAWTVVGPLFLTFTLTRWSGKPLLEAGLVRKRPDYAAYVERTSGFIPWPPRKR
- a CDS encoding 1-acyl-sn-glycerol-3-phosphate acyltransferase — encoded protein: MPTQSPRKRTIASRIVRRIIMALYRWKGWKIDGHLPDLPKFVIAGAPHTSNWDFVFFIGATAEEGIEPNFMGKHTLFKGIMRRFMFDMGGIPIDRTKRANYVDQVAEVFAKRDKLALVIAAEGSRTTDGSWKSGFYHIARAANVPIVPAWVCNERMVLGFGPPIWPKGSLGETLLEIAHFMRSKLPDYERFKVLEAQAERLVREGGE
- a CDS encoding carboxyl transferase domain-containing protein; translated protein: MTAPVLTSKLDREDPQAKARFAHNKCLADELRARVAEAALGGPEKHRERHVSRGKLLPRDRVERLLDPGSPFLEIGQLAATGMYEGDVNGASMIAGIGRVSGRQAMIVCNDPTVKGGSYYPMTVKKHLRAQEIAQENRLPCIYLVDSGGANLPYQAEVFPDREHFGRIFFNQANMSALGIPQIACVMGSCTAGGAYVPAMSDETVIVREQGTIFLAGPPLVKAATGEEISAEDLGGGDLHAKKSGVVDHLAENDEHALTIVRDIVSHLGANTGAAKDIDLREPRPPKFDPEDLYALIPEDVRAPYDVHEVIARIVDGSEFHEFKAHYGSTLVCGFAHIWGIPVAILANNGVLFSESAQKGAHFIELACQRRIPLLFLQNISGFMVGGKYEAEGIAKHGAKLVTAVATATVPKITVVIGGSFGAGNYGMAGRAYSPRFLFTWPNARISVMGGEQAASVLATVHRDADKWTPEEAEAFKAPIRQKYEDEGNPYYATARLWDDGVVDPVQTRDVLGLAFAATLEAPIAERPAFGVFRM
- a CDS encoding alkylphosphonate utilization protein: MSDDEEYVYDEVTGEWMPASELAARQAEEDKVEVRDAVGNLLSDGDQVTLIKDLEVKGAGQTLKQGTLIKSIRLTGDPQEIDCKYPGIKGLVLRAEFVKKR
- a CDS encoding isovaleryl-CoA dehydrogenase, whose amino-acid sequence is MRATPDFDFQLGEAAEMIRESVSRFADEQIAPLAEKADRDDWFPRDELWTAMGDLGLHGITVEEEWGGLGLGYLEHVIAVEEVSRASASIGLSYGAHSNLCVNQIRRWGNDEQKAKYLPKLISGEHVGSLAMSEASAGSDVVSMKLKADAVQGGFVLNGTKFWITNATCADTLVVYAKTDGHAGSRGITAFLIEKDMPGFSIGQKIDKMGMRGSPTAELVFDDCEVPEENVMGPLNGGVGVLMSGLDYERVVLAGLQLGIMQACLDTVIPYLRERKQFGKPIGSFQLMQAKVADMYVALQSARAYTYAVAKACDAGQTTRFDAAGTILLASENAFKVAAEAVQALGGAGYTKDWPVERYLRDAKLLDIGAGTNEIRRMLIGRELIGAAG
- a CDS encoding ATP-binding cassette domain-containing protein codes for the protein MADPADMLSFVGVTKRFGAVTAVDDVSLSVPRGQFVALVGESGSGKSTLLRTVNRLVEPDAGHVAIEGADVLAGPAPALRRRIGYVFQSIGLFPHMDVAANIGIGARLAGEPMRRERVHELLELVGLEREHALRMPSELSGGQRQRVGVARALAVQPELLLMDEPFGALDPVTRDALGNRVRDLHRELGLTTVMVTHDMAEALLLADRVLVMDAGRVVADETPRALLKGAGGAEAQQLVAVPRAQADAIEAMAGDA